GAGTTACTACTTCCGAGTAGACAACACATTTCAATTCCACATCTCGACCGGATTTTGTAATACTCCCAGCCCCTGTATTTCAACTACGGCTTGGTCTCCAGGCTTAAGGTACACAGGTGGTTTGCGAGCCATTCCAACTCCAGGAGGTGTGCCGGTAAAGATGATATCGCCTGGTTCGAGTGTCATGAATTGAGACACGAACTGGATTACCTCTTCGATGGTAAAGATGAATTTATCGGTGCTGGAATTCTGCAATACCTCTCCGTTCAAAGTCAATTTGATGGGTAGGTTGTTGGCGTCATTAATTTCATCTGCCGTTACCAGGTAAGGGCCAGTCGGAGCGAACGTGTCCGCTGTTTTTCCTAACAGCCACTGTCCGCCCGGTCGGCCTATTTGCCAGTCGCGCGCCGAAACATCGTGGCCGTTCATGTAGCCTGCGATGTGTTGAGGAGCGTCTGCCTGGCTGACGTTGCGGCAGGTCTTACCGATGACAGCCACCAACTCTGCTTCATAATCAACTTCTTTGGCGATAGCCGGGATGCGGATCGGATGCTCTGGTCCGGTGACTGCGCTGGAGAACTTGCTGAAACAGACGGGCTCATCGGGAAAAGGCATTCCTGTCTCTTCTGCATGGTCCCGATAGTTTAAGCCTATGCAGAGTACTTTTCCTGGTTGGGGAATTGGTGCCAACAGAGTTCCTGTCACTTGTTGATTCGTTTCTTCTGCCTGCGCGGCGGCTTTTCTGGCACGTTCCAGTCCATCTTCCAGACTGAGAATGCCTTTGAGCGATCGTGGCAGGCTCTCGTCGAAGGAACGCAGATCGAAAAATGTCAGTTCGTTTGACTGGTCAACAACAGAGACAACTGTGGTGCCTTGTTCTGTTTGCAAAGTAGCTAACTTCATTGCAGGGTTTCTCCTCAGCGCAGATATGAGTGTAAAACATAAACAAGCATCTATTGAATTGCAGGAATCTTATGCTGCAGTCAGTTGTGGATGTAGTGAACGTCAGGATCATATCTGTGAGATTTATGAAGAATTGGTATTTGCGCAGGTTTTCCCGATTGGGCTTTCAAATAACCAAGATGGTTGATTTTCTTCTTAACCAGGGAATGTTATGCTGTGGGCAGTTAGCCGCCTGTTCTGAAACGAGGCGCGCGATCGAACGATTTCTGGTTCCATTCTTTCAAATTCGGATGACCTCATGACCAAAGCGACTTATAAAGATGCCGGCGTTGATCTGGATCTCTATCAGAAAGCGATGTCTTCCATTCATCCTTTAGTAGCGAAAACGCATGCTGCTCAAAAATCGCGTGTGATGGATTTACCGGGAGGTTTTGCCGGACTGTTTCGTTTGAATAATCCGGGATCAGGAGCAGCTGCACGGAATTATGAAGATCCGGTCATGGTTTCCGGAACTGATGGTGTGGGAACCAAGATCAAGGTGGCAATTGAAGCGGAATCCTATAATACAATCGGCATCGACCTGGTTGCGATGTGCGTGAATGATTGCCTGTGCCTGGGAGCGGAACCACTGTTCTTTCTGGATTACATCGCGCTGGGAAAAGATGATCCGGAACGACTGGTTGAGTTGATGGAAGGTGTCACGAAAGGCTGTGTCCTCTCCAAGGCTGCTCTGCTGGGAGGAGAGACCGCCATTATGCCTGATTTATACGGCGATGGCGACTTTGACATGGCCGGGTTTTGCGTTGGTGTGGTCGAGCGGAATCAGATCCTGGATGGCCATGCGATTCAGGCCGGTGATGTTGTGCTGGGGCTGGAGTCGAGTGGATTTCATTCTAATGGTTACAGCCTGATTCGTAAGGTTGTGTTTGAAATGGCGGGTCTGGGAATTGATGATCCGATTGAAGAACTGAACCAGCGAACTGTCGGAAGTCTGTTATTAGAGCCAACTCGCATCTACGCCGGCGCGATCGAAACGATTTCCCAAAATTATCCTGATCAAATCATCTTTAGCGGTCTGGCCCATATCACCGGTGGAGGGCTGGTTGAAAACGTCGAACGCATTCTGCCGCCGAACCGACGTATCGAGATGAAAAAGTCATCCTGGGAGGTGCCTGCAGCCTTTAAGTGGTTACAAGCTCTGGGCAATATTGACGAAGATGAGATGTTCCGCGTCTTCAACATGGGAATCGGGATGGTTGCCATCGTGCGAGCGGAACAAGCCAGTGAAGTCCAGGAGAAACTGCAATCCATCCAGTGCCCTGCACACGTGCTCGGTAAAGTGACTGAGGGGGATAAAGAAGTGACTCTGGTCTGAGAGTCACTTTCGACCCTGTTCTAAAGTTCTGTCCTGCTGTCGTTTCCCTCTTAAAACCAGGTCGCTTTGCCTGTGCTTCTATTTCAGCGATAGAGTCTTTTTCCCTTCGTCCGGAACGTCTTTACGGTGCCTCGTAAACGCTTTGTCGTTTACTGAAATCTCCGAAATTCGTGGTGCGCGATCAAGTTCTCAGGCAGGTGGCAGTAAATTGCATGATGGGTTTACATTTGTATCCTTTTTGCTGGTTTTGGGGGCGATTTCATTCATCTGAAACGGCAATTCCCAGATTTTTTAAGCTCAAATGACTCTAAGCATTTTCTTTTGTAATCACCGGGCATGGTTTGGTTCGAAAACTATTAAGTGATATCGATATCTTGATGTCTGTACCTATGTGCCTTTTGAGCTGTTGCTCCCCGTTTTGGCTCATCGAATGCTTTTTTTGAAATGCAGGAAAAGAATCAAATGGAACGCCCCGCTCCCACCGGTTTTGAGAGAACGTTTGACGATGACGACATCATTGTCAGTAAAACGGATTTGAAGGGCCTGATTACCTATGCAAATCACACGTTTATTGAAGTCGCTGGTTACACTGAAGAAGAGTTGCTGGGAAAGCCTCACAATTTGATTCGGCATCCGGATATGCCGCGTTGCGTGTTCAAATTGCTCTGGGATACCATCGAATCAGGAAATGAGATTTTTGCGTATGTCGTTAATCTTTGTAAAAACGGTGACCATTACTGGGTGCTGGCACATGTGACCCCCAGCTTTGACTATTCCGGGAAGATCATTGGATATCATTCCAGCCGACGCGTTCCCGACCGGACGGCTGTTTCAAAAGTAGAAGCGCTTTATCAATCCCTCAAACGCATTGAAGATTCCAGCTCTGACTGGCGTATGGGAATGCAGCAGGCAACAGCTGCTCTGGTATCCCAATTGGAAGAAGCGGGAATTCAATACGACGAATATGTGTTTGCCCTCTAGGAGACTTAGACCGCGTTAATCGATTTATCAAACCGAAACTTTCAGTTTGAAATAACAAAGGTGACAGATGTTAGAACTGGAAACAGCGAAACCGAATACTGCAGACAGCAAGCCAAGTGATTCAATCTCTGCAGAGGAACGCGTTGAGTTGGAGCGTTATCGGCACTGGATCAAAAAATTAGCGGATGTCTGTGAAGCTGCTGCGCGGGGAAATCTGGAAGCACGGCTATTGAACGTTGACATTGATGGCGACATGGAGCGTGCGATTCGTTCTGTGAATAGTCTCCTGGATTATACCGATGCATTTGTGAGAGAGTCAAAAGCATCATTGACAGCTGCAGCCAATGGAAAGTTTTATCGCAAGGTTCTGTTGAAAGGGATGCGGGGAAGTTTCAAGCAGGCTTCCGAAGTGATTAATTCTGCTGGTGAGAAAATGAAGCACCAGTCGGAAGAGATCGAAGAGGCAGAGAGCAAGCGTCTGGAAATGGCGGATGATTTTGAAAAACAAGTCCAGGGGATTTCCACAATTGTTTCCGCAGCAGCCACACAACTGCATGCCACGGTACAATCACTGACAGCAGTAACGGAAAGAGCCAGCCGGGAAACATCAGATTCTGTCGAGTTTGTGAATCAAACCAGCCAGAACGTGGATGTCGTAGCGGAATCCACGGTGCAGCTAAATCAGTCGATTCAGCAAATTGATTCCCGCGTCAAAGAGTCAACAGAAATTGTCCAGCAAGCGGTCAATGAAAGTGAGCATGCCAAAGAATTTATGTCCGGGTTGGTGGAAGCGACCAATGACATTGGTTCGGTAGCGAAAATGATTGCCGACATCGCCAAGCAGACAAACCTGCTGGCATTGAATGCCACGATTGAAGCAGCCCGTGCGGGTGAGGCGGGAGCCGGTTTTGCTGTGGTCGCGTCTGAGGTGAAAAATCTGGCGCAGGATACTGCGAAAGCCACGAATCAGATTACCGATCAGATTCGTATCATTCAAGATGTGGTGAATGACGCGGTTTCGAACATTTCCACTGTGAGCAATACGATTCGCAAAGTGGATGAAATCAGTGAATCGATTTCCTCATCGATTTCAGAACAAAGCGAGTCCATCGCGACCATTCACCAGAACGTGGAAGACGCAGCCGAGAAGACAGTGCAAACGAAGGAAAGTATCCAGCGGGTTGCTGTGACGGCCGATGAGACCAGTCACTCGACGCGCGATCTGTTAGCTGCAGCAAACGATATTTCCCAGCAGTCCGAAAGTTTGAACAGCGCGGTTAATCAGTTTCTGGCGACGATTCGTTCGAGTTAAGAATTGGTTCAGAGCTTCAAGTGGATGTTGTTCTTTTCCAGATGGCGAACCAGCAGCCAGGTAATCCAGAAGAACAGAATGAAGCTGCCCCAGGCATACCATGCGGGGCAGTCTTTTGTTGCAAACGGCTTAACGGATTCCATCACGAGGTCGTGTAGAATATAAGCGACCAGCGCGTTCGTACCCAGTGTTCGAAACAGGGGCAGATGCCAGTTGCCTCGATCGCAGGCCAGATGGAACAGCAGATAAACAAACAGAGACAGGCCCGCAGAAAAGACCAGGTAGGATATGGTGCCTGCCCGCTGACTCATCATCCAGTAGTTCCATTGTCGTTGCTCTTGTGCCGGAGGTTTGACGAATGGCGGTTCAGCCAGATACGCCGTGAATGGTTCTCCCTGTTTGGCTTTGATTTGTGCTGCATCGGGAATCACAGGGTGGGGGGCGAGCTTGTGTGTTTGTATCTCTGGATTGGTCTGATCTGCGACCGGAACATCATAAAAGCGTGTGCCGCATGAAATGCCCCAGCCCAGCAGCATCAATACCGCCGACCAGAACAGAAATGGTTTGATGCGCGGCAAACCTTCCGCTTCCACGATCCAGTCGCAGGCGAGGGTGCCGATGATAGCGGGAATGCTCCAGGTCAGAAAACCGAGTGGTCCGCCATCGATGCCGTTCGGCGGGGAATTGACCCAGGTAAAGTAAAAGTAATAAGACAGCACCACATGCGCAGCCGCAGAGAAAACCATATATGCAATCCGGATACTGGCCCGCGTGCGAATGACGGGTACGATCCAGAGTGAGGTGACCGCGATGTGCATCAGCGTTTGAAACCAGTTTCGTTTGAGCGGACCTGAGATGGCATCCCACATGCCGATGGACTGGAGTTCGCTCCATGTTTTGGCAATCGGAGAAACGCGATAGATGATTAAGGAGACGAGTACCAGTCCCAGTAATCGTCGGACCACGCGCATATATGCTGAGACAGCGCCTTCGGTTTGCACCCGTCGTCCAAAGGTCAGCCGAAAGGCAAAGCCGACCGCGAACATAAAGTGCGGCATGATCGTGTCAGCATAACTGCAGTAGGTATTGTGATGCTTCAGCACGACCGGGCAGACAACAAAGAAACCCATGTAGTTGACAAGAAACATGCCGGCGACCGTGTAACCGCGAAACTGGTCCAGGGAGACAATACGTTTCCTGATCTTCTCAGCCGGTGCAGGGGAAGCGGTGTCTGTCATGTTGTTCCGTCGATTCGCAGAGATTAAGGAAAAAGCGAAGAGAGCTGGTATTAATCTCTACTAATATACGGTTTGCTGGACGAATTGAAACAGAGTAGTTCTGAATTTGCTGATCCCTCAACAGATAATAATGTCAAGAACTTCGGTGAGAAAGATGAACCAGATGACGAGCCAGACTCCAAAATTGACACTTGCCTGAATGATAGCACTGATCAGGCCCAGGATCAGATCGGTGATTCTATTCCCGATGAGATTCAGATGAAAGTTTCCAATCAATAATAGAACTGCTCCCACGAACATGGGTCCTATCATCAGGAGATCCATTCCATGTGGGTTGATGTTCAAAACCTGTTTTGCGAGATAGGCCAGTAACATGATTAGAAATTCTCCGCCCCAGAATAGAGAGTAAGCCAGAAGGTGGAATCGTTTAAAGCGGGGGTCATGAAGTTGTTGCATCGTAGTGACCTCTCATCTGAATGCTGAAATTTGAGGGACGGCGCACCGGTTGTGCGACCGGTTCTCTGATTCAGGCGGGAGAAGTGGGGAAAGATCACGCGCGGATCTGGAATTTTTTAAGAACGCAGTTCAACGAGTCTGTTTCTGCTCGCGACGGAATGTGCCGGGGGTGATACCGGTCTGTTTTTTAAACGCGACATTCAGATATTCGGGATGGCGAAATCCGGTCCGTTCTGCAATTTCGATCAGAGAGAGATCGGTCTCTTCAAGTAGTTGTTTAACTCGATCGAGACGAATTCGCATGATTTCTTCGTGAGGAGAGCGGCCGATAAATTTTTGAAAGCGGCTCTCAAGTACGCGACGGGAGAGGGGAACCGATTTGAGTACATCCTGCACATTGATGCCATCACAGGCATACTGACGGATAAAGCAGACGGCGTCGGAAATGAATTTGTCATCAATGGCCTGGATGTCGGTGGATTGACGCGTTTCGATACCCAGCGGTTTGATAAGATGGCATTCTGAAGAGACAGTCTGGCCGGCGATCATTCGGTCTAAGAGGGCGGCTGCTTCGTAACCGGTGAGTCGTGTATTGGGAATGACACTGGAGAGAGGTGGTTCGGAAAGATTGCAGAGGATCTCGTCGTTATCGACCCCGATGATGGCGACTTCTTCGGGGACAGAAACATTGATGGTACGACAAACGTCGAGCAGCTGTTGCGCTTTGATGTCATAACAGGCCATGATGCCAACTGGTTTGGGGAGCTGACGAATCCATTCAGAAAGCCGTTTCTGTTCCTGTTCCCAGGGGATCGTTTTTTTGCGTCCCTTTGCTTGAGGATAAATATGACAGGTGAAGCCTGCGTCTTTGATACAGGATTGAAAATGGTCTTCGCGCCAGCGGGACCAGTTGAAACGGTCGTCACCACAAAAGGCATAATGCTGGAAGCCACGTTCGACTAAGTGTTGCGCCGCCAGGGAGGCAATCGCGCGATCATCGGTTTCGACCCAGGGTAGAGACGGCGCGAGGCGGGCGGCACTCACATCCACGGCGGGCACGCCACTGTTGACGACGGCTTCGGCGATTTTTTCATTTTCAATGCGGGCGATAATTCCGTCGCCGTGCCAGCTGTTGAGCCAGTTGACGGGCACGGAGCCTCTGCCATGTTCGGGCAGATAAATCGACCAGGGATGATGTTCGTGGATATAGGACATCACGCCGCGTAATAACCCCCGTGCGTAGGAATTCGACGATTCTATCAGGAGTGCGATCGAGGGGCGTTGTTTCATGGTCTGTTTGTGGAATGTTCCGTGTTTTGTTGACGTAAATGTAATATTCTTAAGGGGATGAGAGAACGTATTCAGGCGGAGACATCATTCCTGCCTGTATAGATAGCGAATCGCGAATTCCATTTCGGTGAAAAACCTCAATTTATTATGCGCAAGTTTACATGGTACTTGATATGAGACGTTTTACAATGAATAAATGAACTTTGATCCACTGGTGAATTCGGGATCGCAACAAACAACAGGGATATTCGCAGCGTAGAAGGAAAGTCATGAGTGAGAAAAAAATCAATGTCGCGCTTGTCGGGCTCGGTTTCGGGGCAGAATTCATTCCCATTTACCAGGCACATCCCAACGCCAATATGTATGCCATCTGTCAGCGGTCCGAGGAGCATCTGAATAAAATCGGCAATACATTTAATATAGAGAAACGTTATACGTCTTACGATGAATTGCTGGCTGATCCGGATGTGGATGCCGTCCACATTAATACGCCGATTCCCGATCATGCGCCTCAGTCGATCAAAGCGTTGAAAGCGGGAAAGCATGTTGCCTGTACGGTGCCGATGGCGACGACCGTGGAAGAGTGCGAGCAGATTGTGAACACGGTCAAAGAGACCGGTTTGAAATACATGATGATGGAGACCGTGGTTTACAGCCGCGAGTTTTTATTCATCAAGGAGATGTATGACAAAGGGGAACTTGGCAAGATTCAATACATGCAAGCCAGTCACCCGCAAGACATGGAAGGTTGGCCGGAATACTGGGAACGTATGATTCCGATGCACTACGCGACGCATGTGGTGAGCCCTGTGTTAGGGATGGTCAATGGTCGCGCCGAGTATGTCAGCTGTTTTGGTTCCGGTACAGTGAATGACGACATCGCCGAGAAGTCGGGCAACAAGTTTGCGGTTGAAACCTGTCATATCAAAATCAAAGATTCTGATATCGCGGCTCACATTTGGCGGTTCCTGTTTGACACAGCACGACAGTATCGGGAATCGGTCGACGTGTATGGCACGAAAAAATCGTTTGAGTGGCCTTTAATTGAAGGGGAAAACCCGGTTCTGCATACCGCCAAGAAGCCAGAACCTGAAATTCCGGAGCGTGTGGAAGTGCCCGACTATGCTCATTTATTGCCACCGGAAATTCAGAAATTTACGCGGGCAATTCACGATGCCGACCATCTTTCCTTCTTACAAGGGGCAGGGCACGGAGGTTCGCATCCGCATCTGGTGAATGCGTTTCTGAAATCACTGGTAATAGACAGTGAACCCTGGCCGAACGCTCCTTTGTCAGCCAACTGGACCAGCGTCGGCATTCTGGCACATGAATCCGCGGTGGCGGGGGGGGAACTGAAAAAACTGCCTGAGTTTACGCTGGAATAAGCGGCGTCTTGAAATACGAAGTTCTTTCACTTGATCTGATCGACCCAATTCAAACATATTACCGAGGGGAATGGTTATGGCTCGTTACTCCCTGTTTTTGATGCTACTAGCATGTGTAGCGCCTCTTTGTGCTGCTGAGGATTATACCGTTCATCAGTTTGACCGGATGCAACTGGGGACCAAATTCTATTCCGAGGGCGCAACCTTCGGTGATTTAAACAACGATGGTCATCAGGATGTGATCGCGGGGCCCTACTGGTATGCAGGACCCAAATTCGAAACGAAGCACGAATTCTATCCGGTCAAAGAATGGAATGTGAATGGATATTCCGATAACTTTTTCGCTTACGTACATGATGTCAATAAGGACAACTGGCAGGATATCGTGATCATCGGTTTTCCCGGTAAGGCGGCATTCTGGTATGCGAATCCACAGGGGAAACCGGGACACTGGAAGAAGCATCTGGCCCATTCGGTGGTCGATAATGAGTCGCCGACCTATATCGATCTGACAGGAGACGGCGAACCGGAGCTGGTGTTTCATACGGCAGGTCAGCTGGGATACGCGGGGCCTGGGAAAGATCCGACAAAGCCCTGGCAGTTTCATCCCATTTCTCCCAACCTGAAGTACGGTCGCTTTACACACGGTTTTGGTGTGGGGGATGTGAACGGCGATGGAAGGGCCGACATCCTTGAAAAAAATGGCTGGTGGGAGCAACCGGCTGATTTTAAGAAGCCGGGCTTCTGGGTTCGACATCCTTTCAAATTCACCGGAGCCGGCGGCGCCCAGATGTATGCCTACGATGTGGACGGGGACGGCGATCAGGATGTGATCACCAGCAAAGCGGCCCACGCGTATGGACTCTCCTGGTTTGAGAATCAAAAGCAGGATGATGAGATCACGTTTGTTGAACATGTCATTATGGGGAGTCGTCCTGAAGAGAATAAATATGGCGTCGTGTTTTCTCAATTGCACGCCGTTGATCTGATCGATATGGACGGCGATGGCATTAAAGATATCGTGACCGGAAAACGCTTCTGGGCGCATCAGGGACATGATCCCGGTGCGAAAGATCCGTCTGTCAATTACTGGTTTAAAATTGTCCGTAACAAAGACGGTGTTGATTTTCTCCCTTTTCTCATCAATGACAAATCGGGCGTCGGAACGCAGGTGGTTGCCGGTGATGTCACGGGAGACAAACTGCCTGATCTGGTAGTGGGAAATAAATCAGGCACCTATCTGCTGGTCCATAAGCAACAGAAAGTTGACAAGGAAACCTGGGAGAAGGCTCAGCCTAAAAAGTATGTGCCTCCGAAGGTCTCCACGAAAAATGAATTGAAACCAGGCGAGTTTTACGCTACGAATTCCAAAGGCAAACGCGTGAATGTGGATTTCGAACTGGGCAATCTGAATGACTGGATTTCCGATGG
This window of the Gimesia fumaroli genome carries:
- a CDS encoding fumarylacetoacetate hydrolase family protein, whose protein sequence is MKLATLQTEQGTTVVSVVDQSNELTFFDLRSFDESLPRSLKGILSLEDGLERARKAAAQAEETNQQVTGTLLAPIPQPGKVLCIGLNYRDHAEETGMPFPDEPVCFSKFSSAVTGPEHPIRIPAIAKEVDYEAELVAVIGKTCRNVSQADAPQHIAGYMNGHDVSARDWQIGRPGGQWLLGKTADTFAPTGPYLVTADEINDANNLPIKLTLNGEVLQNSSTDKFIFTIEEVIQFVSQFMTLEPGDIIFTGTPPGVGMARKPPVYLKPGDQAVVEIQGLGVLQNPVEMWN
- the purM gene encoding phosphoribosylformylglycinamidine cyclo-ligase, yielding MTKATYKDAGVDLDLYQKAMSSIHPLVAKTHAAQKSRVMDLPGGFAGLFRLNNPGSGAAARNYEDPVMVSGTDGVGTKIKVAIEAESYNTIGIDLVAMCVNDCLCLGAEPLFFLDYIALGKDDPERLVELMEGVTKGCVLSKAALLGGETAIMPDLYGDGDFDMAGFCVGVVERNQILDGHAIQAGDVVLGLESSGFHSNGYSLIRKVVFEMAGLGIDDPIEELNQRTVGSLLLEPTRIYAGAIETISQNYPDQIIFSGLAHITGGGLVENVERILPPNRRIEMKKSSWEVPAAFKWLQALGNIDEDEMFRVFNMGIGMVAIVRAEQASEVQEKLQSIQCPAHVLGKVTEGDKEVTLV
- a CDS encoding PAS domain-containing protein, with product MERPAPTGFERTFDDDDIIVSKTDLKGLITYANHTFIEVAGYTEEELLGKPHNLIRHPDMPRCVFKLLWDTIESGNEIFAYVVNLCKNGDHYWVLAHVTPSFDYSGKIIGYHSSRRVPDRTAVSKVEALYQSLKRIEDSSSDWRMGMQQATAALVSQLEEAGIQYDEYVFAL
- a CDS encoding methyl-accepting chemotaxis protein, which produces MLELETAKPNTADSKPSDSISAEERVELERYRHWIKKLADVCEAAARGNLEARLLNVDIDGDMERAIRSVNSLLDYTDAFVRESKASLTAAANGKFYRKVLLKGMRGSFKQASEVINSAGEKMKHQSEEIEEAESKRLEMADDFEKQVQGISTIVSAAATQLHATVQSLTAVTERASRETSDSVEFVNQTSQNVDVVAESTVQLNQSIQQIDSRVKESTEIVQQAVNESEHAKEFMSGLVEATNDIGSVAKMIADIAKQTNLLALNATIEAARAGEAGAGFAVVASEVKNLAQDTAKATNQITDQIRIIQDVVNDAVSNISTVSNTIRKVDEISESISSSISEQSESIATIHQNVEDAAEKTVQTKESIQRVAVTADETSHSTRDLLAAANDISQQSESLNSAVNQFLATIRSS
- a CDS encoding acyltransferase family protein, translating into MTDTASPAPAEKIRKRIVSLDQFRGYTVAGMFLVNYMGFFVVCPVVLKHHNTYCSYADTIMPHFMFAVGFAFRLTFGRRVQTEGAVSAYMRVVRRLLGLVLVSLIIYRVSPIAKTWSELQSIGMWDAISGPLKRNWFQTLMHIAVTSLWIVPVIRTRASIRIAYMVFSAAAHVVLSYYFYFTWVNSPPNGIDGGPLGFLTWSIPAIIGTLACDWIVEAEGLPRIKPFLFWSAVLMLLGWGISCGTRFYDVPVADQTNPEIQTHKLAPHPVIPDAAQIKAKQGEPFTAYLAEPPFVKPPAQEQRQWNYWMMSQRAGTISYLVFSAGLSLFVYLLFHLACDRGNWHLPLFRTLGTNALVAYILHDLVMESVKPFATKDCPAWYAWGSFILFFWITWLLVRHLEKNNIHLKL
- a CDS encoding XylR family transcriptional regulator, translated to MKQRPSIALLIESSNSYARGLLRGVMSYIHEHHPWSIYLPEHGRGSVPVNWLNSWHGDGIIARIENEKIAEAVVNSGVPAVDVSAARLAPSLPWVETDDRAIASLAAQHLVERGFQHYAFCGDDRFNWSRWREDHFQSCIKDAGFTCHIYPQAKGRKKTIPWEQEQKRLSEWIRQLPKPVGIMACYDIKAQQLLDVCRTINVSVPEEVAIIGVDNDEILCNLSEPPLSSVIPNTRLTGYEAAALLDRMIAGQTVSSECHLIKPLGIETRQSTDIQAIDDKFISDAVCFIRQYACDGINVQDVLKSVPLSRRVLESRFQKFIGRSPHEEIMRIRLDRVKQLLEETDLSLIEIAERTGFRHPEYLNVAFKKQTGITPGTFRREQKQTR
- a CDS encoding Gfo/Idh/MocA family protein is translated as MSEKKINVALVGLGFGAEFIPIYQAHPNANMYAICQRSEEHLNKIGNTFNIEKRYTSYDELLADPDVDAVHINTPIPDHAPQSIKALKAGKHVACTVPMATTVEECEQIVNTVKETGLKYMMMETVVYSREFLFIKEMYDKGELGKIQYMQASHPQDMEGWPEYWERMIPMHYATHVVSPVLGMVNGRAEYVSCFGSGTVNDDIAEKSGNKFAVETCHIKIKDSDIAAHIWRFLFDTARQYRESVDVYGTKKSFEWPLIEGENPVLHTAKKPEPEIPERVEVPDYAHLLPPEIQKFTRAIHDADHLSFLQGAGHGGSHPHLVNAFLKSLVIDSEPWPNAPLSANWTSVGILAHESAVAGGELKKLPEFTLE